The following proteins are encoded in a genomic region of Herminiimonas arsenicoxydans:
- the radA gene encoding DNA repair protein RadA (DNA repair protein Sms) (Evidence 2a : Function of homologous gene experimentally demonstrated in an other organism; PubMedId : 1327967, 8759876; Product type cp : cell process), with protein sequence MAKAKTNYTCSECGGISNKWGGQCPSCNAWNTLVETVVETGTNRYSAQHQGLAQSAPVLSLADIEAIDVPRFGTGIEEFDRVLGGGLVAGGVVLIGGDPGIGKSTLLLQALANLSKIKKVLYVSGEESGAQIALRAKRLAVDAKDLKLQAEIQLEKILNTLAEHKPDVAVIDSIQTVYSDALSSAPGSVAQVRECAAQLTRIAKQTGVTIIMVGHVTKEGALAGPRVLEHIVDTVLYFEGDTHSSFRLVRAIKNRFGAVNELGVFAMTEKGLKGVSNPSALFLSQHDSPVSGACVMVTQEGTRPLLVEIQALVDTSHLPNARRLSVGLEQNRLAMLLAVLHRHAGIAAFDQDVFINAVGGVKITEPAADLAVLLAIHSSMRSRPLPRGLVVFGEVGLAGEIRPAPRGQERLREAAKLGFSLALIPKSNAPKQKIEGLTIIAVERIDEALNRVREHE encoded by the coding sequence ATGGCAAAAGCCAAAACCAATTACACCTGCAGCGAATGCGGCGGTATCAGCAATAAATGGGGCGGGCAATGTCCATCCTGCAACGCATGGAATACGCTGGTCGAGACGGTTGTCGAAACCGGCACCAACCGTTACTCGGCGCAGCACCAGGGATTGGCGCAATCGGCGCCGGTATTGAGTCTGGCCGACATCGAGGCGATCGATGTGCCGCGCTTCGGCACCGGCATAGAAGAATTCGATCGCGTACTCGGCGGCGGTCTGGTGGCAGGCGGCGTGGTGCTGATAGGGGGTGATCCCGGTATCGGCAAGTCGACCCTGCTGCTGCAGGCGCTGGCCAATCTGTCGAAGATTAAAAAAGTTCTGTATGTCAGCGGGGAAGAGTCAGGCGCGCAAATAGCGCTGCGTGCGAAACGCCTTGCAGTCGATGCAAAAGACTTGAAGCTGCAGGCTGAAATCCAGCTGGAAAAAATTCTCAACACCCTGGCAGAGCACAAACCGGATGTGGCCGTGATCGATTCGATACAAACCGTGTATTCGGATGCGCTCAGTTCGGCGCCGGGATCAGTGGCGCAGGTACGCGAATGTGCCGCGCAGTTGACGCGTATCGCCAAGCAAACCGGCGTGACCATCATCATGGTTGGGCATGTGACGAAAGAGGGCGCGCTGGCCGGGCCGCGCGTACTCGAACATATCGTCGATACGGTTTTGTATTTTGAAGGCGATACGCATTCCAGCTTCCGTCTGGTGCGCGCGATCAAGAATCGCTTTGGCGCGGTGAATGAACTGGGCGTATTCGCGATGACGGAAAAAGGATTGAAGGGCGTTTCCAATCCATCCGCATTGTTCCTGTCGCAGCACGACAGTCCGGTGTCCGGTGCTTGTGTGATGGTGACGCAGGAAGGAACGCGTCCCTTGCTGGTTGAAATTCAGGCACTGGTCGATACGTCGCATTTGCCGAATGCGCGCCGACTTTCAGTGGGGCTGGAGCAGAACCGGCTGGCGATGCTGCTGGCGGTGTTGCACAGACATGCAGGCATCGCGGCCTTCGATCAGGATGTCTTCATCAATGCGGTTGGCGGCGTGAAGATTACCGAGCCGGCAGCCGATCTTGCCGTGTTACTGGCGATACATTCGTCTATGCGCAGCCGTCCCTTGCCGCGTGGCCTGGTGGTATTCGGCGAAGTCGGGCTGGCCGGTGAAATACGTCCGGCGCCGCGCGGCCAGGAGCGTTTGCGTGAAGCCGCAAAACTGGGTTTTTCGCTGGCCCTGATTCCCAAATCGAATGCGCCTAAACAGAAAATAGAAGGCTTGACCATCATTGCAGTAGAGCGCATCGATGAAGCGCTCAATCGCGTGCGCGAACACGAATAA
- a CDS encoding Major facilitator superfamily (MFS_1) transporter (Evidence 2b : Function of strongly homologous gene; Product type t : transporter) — MNRGFYTIMAAQFFSSLADNALLIAAIALLTVMKSPDWMTPLLKLFFVLSYVLLAAFVGAFADSLPKGRVMFITNMIKIVGCGMMFFDVHPLIAYAVVGFGAAAYSPAKYGILTELLPAEKLVAANGWIEGLTVSSIILGTVMGGALINPSIAAKLLAFDFPFFDFGIDTPAETALCIIAVIYLLAALFNLRIPDTGARYPHQERHPIKLISDFVHCFTTLWNDRLGQISLAVTTLFWGAGATLQFIVLKWAGHSLGMQLDEAAILQGVVAVGVAIGAVAAARFVPLRKSLSVMPLGVIMGVVVIIMTMVHTVWLAYPLLVLVGALSGYFVVPMNALLQHRGHVLMSAGHSIAVQNFNENLSVLTMLLLYALMIKLDLNINIVIVLFGLFVSGIMVLIMRRHAANQREHDSLSLIGEHKH; from the coding sequence ATGAATCGCGGTTTTTACACCATCATGGCGGCGCAGTTTTTTTCATCGCTCGCCGACAACGCCCTTCTTATTGCGGCCATCGCTTTATTGACAGTCATGAAGTCACCTGACTGGATGACTCCGTTACTGAAACTGTTCTTCGTTCTTTCTTATGTCTTGCTGGCGGCTTTCGTCGGCGCATTCGCAGATTCGCTGCCCAAAGGGCGCGTGATGTTCATCACCAACATGATCAAGATCGTCGGTTGCGGCATGATGTTTTTCGACGTGCATCCGCTGATCGCGTATGCCGTAGTCGGTTTCGGCGCAGCTGCCTATTCACCTGCCAAGTACGGCATTCTGACCGAACTGTTGCCGGCAGAAAAACTGGTCGCGGCAAACGGCTGGATCGAAGGACTCACCGTCTCCTCCATTATTCTTGGCACCGTCATGGGCGGCGCTCTGATTAATCCGAGCATCGCCGCCAAATTGCTGGCGTTCGATTTCCCGTTTTTTGATTTTGGCATTGATACACCGGCAGAAACCGCACTCTGCATTATTGCAGTCATCTATCTGCTGGCAGCCTTGTTCAATCTAAGAATTCCCGACACCGGTGCCCGCTATCCGCATCAGGAACGCCATCCTATCAAGCTGATTAGCGATTTTGTTCATTGCTTTACCACTTTGTGGAACGACAGGCTGGGCCAGATTTCACTGGCCGTCACCACTCTGTTCTGGGGTGCGGGAGCAACCTTGCAATTCATCGTCTTGAAATGGGCCGGCCATTCATTGGGCATGCAGCTGGACGAAGCCGCCATTCTGCAAGGCGTGGTCGCAGTGGGTGTAGCGATAGGCGCCGTTGCAGCGGCCCGCTTTGTTCCCTTGAGAAAATCATTATCCGTAATGCCGCTGGGCGTCATCATGGGCGTCGTCGTCATCATCATGACCATGGTGCACACGGTCTGGCTGGCCTATCCGCTGCTGGTGCTTGTGGGCGCCCTGTCCGGCTATTTTGTCGTGCCGATGAATGCATTGCTGCAGCATCGCGGCCATGTCCTGATGAGCGCCGGGCATTCGATTGCCGTACAAAACTTCAATGAAAATCTGTCGGTGCTGACGATGCTGCTGCTCTATGCACTGATGATCAAGCTGGATCTGAATATCAACATTGTCATCGTGCTGTTCGGACTCTTTGTTTCCGGCATCATGGTGCTGATCATGCGCAGGCATGCAGCCAATCAGCGCGAGCACGATTCACTGTCTCTGATCGGCGAACACAAGCACTAG
- the dadX gene encoding alanine racemase, catabolic (Evidence 2a : Function of homologous gene experimentally demonstrated in an other organism; PubMedId : 85152992, 89075905, 94156858, 98269038; Product type e : enzyme) produces MRHNLRVAKNCAPHSRILAVVKANAYGHGLERGMRGFAEADGLGLIEVDNAARLRQLGWQKRILLLEGFFDADDLQTIAVHQIDTVVHCVEQLQMLEQASLNAKLDVHLKINSGMNRLGFMPAVCRDIYQRLRAIPAVRNISFITHFANAENAANANLPLSEQLQRFQTATQGLPGDRCLSNSAADLMHPECAADWVRPGVMLYGGTPADTSAAAFGLQPAMTLSSEIIGIQHIAAGDAVGYGSSFVASGPMTIGVVACGYADGYPRHAPSGTPVIVDGVRTQMVGRVSMDMITVDLTPVATAGVGSPVILWGQGLPIDEVANAAGTVGYELMCAIAPRVRIVESENV; encoded by the coding sequence ATGCGTCATAATCTGCGGGTGGCAAAAAATTGCGCGCCGCATTCCCGCATTCTGGCTGTGGTCAAGGCAAATGCATACGGGCATGGTCTGGAACGTGGCATGCGCGGTTTCGCGGAGGCGGATGGCCTGGGTCTGATAGAAGTGGATAATGCGGCGCGCCTGCGGCAACTTGGTTGGCAAAAACGCATCCTGCTGCTGGAGGGTTTTTTCGATGCGGATGACTTGCAGACGATTGCCGTTCATCAGATCGATACCGTCGTGCATTGCGTCGAGCAACTGCAGATGTTGGAGCAAGCCAGTCTGAATGCGAAACTGGATGTGCATCTTAAAATCAATAGCGGGATGAATCGCCTCGGCTTCATGCCTGCGGTTTGCCGTGATATCTATCAACGCCTGCGCGCCATACCGGCAGTACGCAATATTTCCTTTATTACGCATTTCGCCAACGCAGAAAATGCCGCCAATGCCAATTTGCCGCTAAGCGAACAACTGCAGCGCTTTCAAACGGCAACGCAGGGCTTGCCCGGTGATCGCTGCCTGTCCAATTCGGCGGCAGATTTGATGCATCCGGAATGCGCGGCGGATTGGGTACGTCCCGGTGTGATGCTGTACGGCGGCACGCCGGCAGACACGTCGGCAGCTGCCTTTGGCTTGCAGCCTGCGATGACCTTGAGCAGTGAAATTATCGGTATCCAGCACATCGCGGCCGGCGATGCGGTCGGTTACGGCAGCAGTTTTGTCGCCAGCGGGCCGATGACGATAGGCGTGGTCGCATGCGGTTATGCAGACGGCTATCCGCGTCATGCGCCTAGTGGTACGCCAGTCATCGTCGATGGCGTGAGGACGCAGATGGTCGGGCGCGTTTCGATGGATATGATTACTGTCGATCTGACACCGGTTGCCACTGCTGGTGTTGGCAGTCCGGTCATTTTGTGGGGGCAGGGTTTGCCGATCGATGAAGTTGCCAATGCGGCGGGTACTGTAGGTTATGAATTGATGTGTGCGATTGCGCCGCGCGTACGTATCGTTGAATCCGAGAACGTTTAA